In Fluviicola taffensis DSM 16823, the following are encoded in one genomic region:
- a CDS encoding YdeI/OmpD-associated family protein, with protein MKELDTFYPTSILEWRTWLEENHQEKQSIWVICYKQKSGIPSIAWSDAVDEALCFGWIDSTRKTLDEYRFIQYFGKRKAQSTWSKVNKGKIVRLIEAGKMTQAGLDIIELAKKNGSWNILDTVEELTIPVDLELEFETQPGSKDYFLSLSKSVRKMMLAWLVLAKRPETRQKRIIELVEAAAKNQKPKQF; from the coding sequence ATGAAAGAACTAGATACATTTTATCCCACATCCATTCTAGAATGGAGAACTTGGTTGGAAGAAAATCATCAGGAAAAACAATCTATTTGGGTGATTTGCTACAAGCAAAAATCGGGTATTCCTTCTATTGCGTGGAGCGATGCGGTGGATGAGGCGCTTTGTTTTGGTTGGATCGATAGCACGCGAAAAACACTAGATGAGTACCGATTTATTCAGTATTTCGGGAAGCGGAAAGCACAAAGTACTTGGTCGAAAGTAAACAAGGGAAAAATTGTGCGATTGATTGAAGCGGGTAAAATGACTCAAGCTGGTTTGGATATTATTGAGCTAGCCAAGAAGAATGGTTCTTGGAACATTTTAGACACGGTAGAAGAATTGACCATTCCAGTAGATTTGGAATTGGAATTTGAAACCCAACCTGGCTCGAAGGACTATTTCTTGAGTTTGAGTAAATCAGTTCGAAAAATGATGTTGGCATGGTTGGTATTGGCAAAAAGACCCGAAACGAGGCAAAAACGAATTATTGAATTGGTAGAAGCGGCAGCGAAAAATCAAAAGCCGAAGCAGTTTTAA